In Solanum pennellii chromosome 3, SPENNV200, a single window of DNA contains:
- the LOC107015397 gene encoding transcription factor UNE12-like produces MADNPPEVYAADDFLEQILAIPSYASLPVTDLSAGASSENSTSGISQLQQQPLFPLGLSLDTGFADANNTGGFQVKTEREAMNMGNLYPGLEHLQSHAVCLSVPQVHQVQPFQGHPTSSAIVTIPHQPAIRPRVRARRGQATDPHSIAERLRRERISERIKALQELVPSCNKTDRAAMLDEILDYVKFLRLQVKVLSMSRLGGTSAAAQVVADIPLQSVEGDTCESRSNQHVWEKWSDSETEQEVAKLMEEDVGTAMQYLQSKSLCIMPVSLAALIYPTQQSDNQSMVKPEPAAPL; encoded by the exons ATGGCGGACAACCCACCGGAGGTATATGCTGCCGATGATTTTCTCGAGCAAATTCTGGCGATTCCCTCTTATGCTAGCCTGCCGGTAACTGATTTAAGCGCCGGTGCCTCATCGGAGAATTCAACATCTGGTATCTCTCAGCTCCAGCAGCAGCCGTTGTTCCCATTGGGGTTAAGCTTGGATACTGGCTTTGCTGACGCCAACAACACTGGAGGTTTTCAAGTGAAGACT GAAAGAGAAGCAATGAACATGGGGAATTTGTATCCAGGTCTAGAACATTTGCAATCTCATGCTGTTTGCCTAAGTGTTCCTCAAGTTCACCAAGTCCAG CCTTTTCAAGGCCACCCAACATCAAGCGCAATAGTAACAATACCACACCAACCTGCAATTCGTCCTAGGGTTCGGGCACGAAGAGGACAGGCCACTGATCCACATAGTATTGCTGAGCGg TTAAGGAGAGAAAGGATATCAGAACGAATAAAGGCTTTACAGGAACTTGTCCCCAGCTGCAATAAG ACCGACAGGGCAGCAATGCTTGATGAGATTCTGGACTATGTGAAGTTCTTAAGGCTTCAAGTTAAG gtactgagcatgagTAGGTTGGGAGGAACTAGCGCGGCGGCACAAGTTGTTGCTGATATTCCATTGCAGTCTGTTGAG GGAGACACCTGTGAAAGTCGTTCCAACCAGCACGTCTGGGAGAAGTGGTCCGATTCTGAAACAGAGCAAGAGGTAGCAAAGCTCATGGAGGAAGATGTTGGAACAGCAATGCAGTACCTTCAATCCAAATCACTCTGCATCATGCCTGTTTCACTTGCTGCACTTATCTATCCGACTCAGCAAAGTGACAACCAATCAATGGTCAAGCCAGAACCAGCGGCCCCATTGTAG
- the LOC107015399 gene encoding auxin-responsive protein IAA4 has translation MDKEHMSHLSKGREIDPIGKKVFITRMEKILNFKATELRLGLPGTDEEVDHQQIVPNSKNKKRSLSEYEDESSSDYEPTTPPVAKAQIVGWPPVRSYRKNTLQITTKKTEAHQDQCGIYVKVSMDGAPFLRKIDLKMYKCYTELLKAMEKMFKLHIGEYSEREGYKGSEFAPVYEDKEGDLMLVGDVPWEMFMSSCKRLRIMKGSEARGLGSSEL, from the exons ATGGACAAAGAACATATGTCTCACCTGTCTAAAGGACGTGAAATTGATCCGATAGGAAAGA AAGTTTTTATTACCAGGatggagaaaattttgaattttaaagcAACAGAACTTAGATTGGGTTTGCCAGGGACAGATGAAGAAGTTGATCACCAACAAATTGTGCCCAATTCCAAGAATAAGAAAAGGTCTTTATCTGAATATGAAGATGAATCAAGTTCAGATTATGAACCCACAACACCCCCTGTTGCCAA GGCACAAATAGTGGGGTGGCCACCAGTGAGATCTTACCGGAAGAACACCTTACAAATTACTACAAAGAAAACAGAAGCTCATCAAGATCAGTGTGGAATCTATGTCAAAGTTAGCATGGATGGAGCCCCTTTTCTTAGAAAAATTGATCTTAAAATGTACAAGTGCTACACTGAACTCCTTAAAGCAATGGAGAAAATGTTCAAGCTCCACATAGGTGAATATTCAGAGAGGGAAGGCTATAAAGGGTCAGAATTTGCACCTGTTTATGAAGATAAAGAAGGTGATTTGATGCTTGTTGGAGATGTTCCTTGGGA AATGTTCATGTCATCATGCAAAAGGCTGAGGATAATGAAAGGATCAGAAGCAAGAGGCTTGGGATCAAGTGAactatga
- the LOC107012405 gene encoding protein transport protein SEC23, with amino-acid sequence MDFVELEAIEGLRWSWNSWPVSKSEASGLIIPLSIMCTPLMHFNELPVLPYDPLICSQCGAVLNPYARVDYQSRIWVCPFCYRKNPFPKSYLGINENNIPAELFPTYSTVEYHLGKKGLAQNPNSSSNFGNMSLSSKMPSFSSTSSSLDWAGYGIGPAFVFVVDACTSDEELGVVKNELLHVIAQLPETALVGLVVFDSMVRVYDLGFGECCRIVMFHGERELSSEQTKQLLGIHRMKYQAGMVHMAPKQGFLIPLSEGEFSITSAIEDINSSPQVMPGHRPLRATGVAVSVAVGLLEGCLVSAGSRIMVFTSGPATIGPGMIVNSDFGNTIRNQRDIGNGYAPYYKKSSDFYKHIARRLSDSSIALDLFACSLDQVGAAELRAPVESSGGFMMLTESFDSDQFRKCLRHIFSHDEVGNLKMCLDATIEIVTTKDIKICGALGSCVSLQKKNGSVSDKEIGEGGTYMWKLGTLTDKMCIAFFFEVGDEQKAQPSSAFFIQFITNYRYGSMGIRKRVITAARRWVGNHSPEIAAGFDQEAAASVMARLAIDRAESNFSQDVVRWLDKRLIRFASKFGDYIPEDPSSFRLATNLSLFPQFIYYLRRSQFIDVFNCTPDETAFFRLLLNREGVVRSLIMVQPTLFQYSFDGPPVPVLLDICSVSPDVILLFDSYFYVVIHYGSKIAQWRKLGYDKDPSHDSFRKLLEAPEIDAEQLVSERIPVPKLVKCDQHSSQARFLLAKLNPSVTHNSTYTQGSDIIFTEELSLQVFIEHLQALAVQG; translated from the exons ATGGATTTCGTGGAACTGGAGGCAATTGAAGGTCTCCGGTGGTCATGGAATTCATGGCCAGTATCAAAATCCGAAGCTTCAGGTCTGATAATCCCACTATCTATTATGTGTACTCCGTTGATGCATTTCAACGAGCTCCCTGTACTTCCTTATGATCCTCTTATATGCAGCCAATGCGGCGCCGTTTTAAACCCATATGCTCGTGTTGATTACCAATCGAGAATTTGGGTTTGCCCGTTTTGTTACCGGAAAAATCCGTTCCCGAAATCTTATCTTGGAATCAACGAAAACAATATTCCTGCTGAGCTTTTCCCGACGTACAGTACTGTTGAGTATCATTTGGGGAAAAAGGGTTTAGCTCAAAATCCAAATTCGAGCTCTAATTTTGGAAATATGTCATTGTCATCGAAAATGCCTTCGTTTTCGAGTACTTCCTCGAGCTTGGATTGGGCGGGATATGGGATTGGCCCAGCGTTTGTGTTCGTTGTGGATGCTTGTACATCGGATGAGGAGCTTGGGGTGGTGAAAAATGAGCTTCTTCATGTGATTGCTCAATTGCCTGAAACTGCATTAGTTGGGTTGGTGGTATTTGATTCAATGGTTAGAGTTTACGATCTTGGTTTTGGAGAGTGCTGTAGAATTGTGATGTTCCATGGTGAGCGTGAGCTTTCTTCTGAGCAG ACCAAGCAACTCCTGGGTATTCATCGTATGAAGTACCAAGCAGGAATGGTACATATGGCTCCAAAACAGGGATTCCTGATACCACTGTCAGAAGGGGAGTTCAGCATCACATCAGCAATCGAAGATATTAATTCTTCACCGCAGGTTATGCCAGGGCATAGACCTTTACGGGCTACTGGAGTAGCAGTATCAGTTGCTGTTGGACTACTAGAAGGATGCTTGGTCTCTGCAGGTTCGCGTATCATGGTCTTCACCTCAGGGCCAGCAACAATCGGCCCAGGGATGATTGTAAACTCTGATTTTGGTAATACCATTAGGAATCAGCGAGACATTGGTAATGGTTATGCACCATACTACAAGAAGTCCAGTGATTTCTATAAGCATATAGCTAGAAGATTGTCTGATTCGTCCATTGCTCTTGATCTCTTTGCTTGTTCATTGGATCAAGTTGGAGCAGCTGAGCTTAGAGCTCCAGTTGAAAGTTCCGGGGGGTTCATGATGTTAACAGAGTCATTTGACTCGGACCAGTTCAGAAAGTGTTTGCGTCACATATTTAGCCATGATGAGGTTGGTAATTTGAAAATGTGTCTTGATGCAACTATTGAGATAGTAACAACGAAGGACATTAAAATTTGTGGGGCTCTGGGTTCATGTGTTTCTCTTCAGAAGAAGAATGGTTCAGTCAGTGACAAAGAAATTGGCGAGGGAGGTACCTATATGTGGAAATTGGGGACACTTACTGATAAAATGTGTATTGCCTTCTTTTTCGAAGTAGGGGATGAACAGAAAGCCCAACCTAGTTCTGCATTTTTCATACAGTTCATAACAAACTATAGATATGGAAGCATGGGAATTCGGAAGAGGGTGATCACTGCTGCAAGAAGGTGGGTCGGGAACCACTCTCCGGAAATTGCTGCTGGTTTTGATCAGGAAGCAGCAGCTTCAGTGATGGCTAGGCTTGCCATTGATAGAGCAGAGAGCAATTTTTCTCAAGATGTTGTCCGGTGGCTAGATAAGCGTTTGATACGTTTTGCTTCAAAGTTTGGAGATTATATCCCGGAAGATCCCTCATCATTCCGCCTTGCAACTAATTTATCCCTTTTCCCACAGTTCATTTACTATCTAAGGAGATCCCAGTTTATTGATGTCTTCAACTGCACCCCAGACGAAACTGCTTTTTTCCGTCTGTTGTTGAACCGTGAGGGTGTAGTTCGCTCACTTATTATGGTCCAGCCAACTCTTTTCCAGTATTCATTCGACGGCCCCCCTGTCCCTGTTCTCTTAGACATCTGCTCCGTCTCTCCGGACGTTATCTTGCTCTTTGATTCCTACTTCTATGTGGTTATTCATTATGGCTCTAAGATCGCACAATGGCGTAAACTTGGCTATGACAAGGATCCTAGCCACGACAGTTTCCGCAAACTGTTAGAAGCTCCTGAGATCGATGCAGAGCAACTAGTATCCGAAAGGATTCCTGtgccaaaacttgtaaaatgtGACCAGCATAGTAGTCAGGCTAGATTTCTTCTTGCCAAGTTGAATCCATCAGTTACACACAACTCAACTTACACACAAGGCTCTGATATTATATTTACTGAAGAACTAAGCCTACAAGTTTTTATTGAGCACTTGCAAGCTTTAGCAGTGCAGGGTTAA
- the LOC107015214 gene encoding magnesium transporter MRS2-I-like isoform X1: MMMIMGREGGGHVVPVDPGTVVGGLKKKGAGARSWLLMDASGLETVLDVDKYEIMHRVQIHARDLRIIDPLLSYPSAILGRERAIVLNLEHIKAIITSEEVLLRDPSDDNVTPVVEELKRRLKPMNANREDQREEKDSNVQHDIEATDEDESPFEFRALEVALEAICSYLAARTLELETAVYPALDMLTSKISSRNLDRVRKLKSQMTRLTARVQKVRDELEQLLDDDDDMADLYLSRKLAGASPVSGSGAASWFLASPTIGSKISRASRASIATVRGDENDVEELEMLLEAYFMQIDGTFNKLTTLREYIDNTEDYINIQLDNHRNQLIQLELFLSSGTVCLSIYSLIAGIFGMNIPYSWNEEHGYMFKWVVAVSGIICAVIFLLIISYARYKGLVGS, from the exons atgatgatgataatgggTCGAGAAGGAGGTGGGCATGTGGTGCCGGTGGATCCAGGTACGGTGGTGGGTGGGTTGAAGAAGAAGGGAGCGGGTGCAAGGAGTTGGCTTTTGATGGATGCATCAGGATTGGAAACTGTTTTAGATGTTGATAAATATGAGATCATGCATCGCGTGCAAATTCACGCTCGTGATCTTCGGATTATTGATCCACTCCTTTCTTATCCTTCCGCCATTCTTGGCCGTGAAAGAGCTATTGTTCTTAATTTAGAG CATATCAAGGCTATTATTACATCTGAAGag GTTCTTCTTCGGGATCCATCAGATGACAATGTTACTCCCGTTGTTGAGGAACTCAAAAGGCGACTGAAGCCAATGAATGCAAATCGTGAAGACCAGAGAGAGGAAAAAGATTCCAATGTTCAGCATGATATTGAAGCGACTGATGAAGATG AGTCTCCATTTGAATTCCGAGCCCTAGAGGTCGCTTTGGAAGCCATCTGTAGTTACCTTGCTGCGCGCACATTAGAATTGGAAACTGCTGTTTACCCTGCTCTGGATATGCTGACATCAAAG ATTAGTAGCCGTAATCTGGATAGAGTGCGGAAATTAAAGAGTCAAATGACACGGTTGACTGCTCGTGTACAAAAG GTGAGAGATGAGCTTGAACAACTTctggatgatgatgatgacatgGCTGACCTCTATTTGTCCAGAAAACTGGCTGGTGCATCACCTGTAAGTGGATCAGGTGCAGCCAGTTGGTTTCTTGCCTCACCCACCATTGGCTCAAAAATATCTAGGGCTAGTAGAGCAAGTATTGCAACAGTTCGGGGGGATGAGAATGATGTTGAAGAGCTTGAAATGCTATTGGAG GCTTACTTCATGCAAATTGATGGCACATTTAATAAACTAACTACG CTACGAGAATATATTGACAACACAGAAGATTACATAAACATTCAG CTGGACAATCATCGAAATCAGCTCATTCAG TTAGAACTCTTTCTCAGTTCAGGAACTGTCTGTTTGTCTATCTACTCTTTGATCGCTGGAATTTTCGGGATGAACATTCCATATTCTTGGAATGAGGAACATGGTTACATGTTTAAATGG GTGGTAGCCGTTAGCGGCATCATCTGTGCTGTGATTTTCTTACTTATAATCTCTTACGCTCGCTATAAAGGGCTTGTTGGATCATGA
- the LOC107015214 gene encoding magnesium transporter MRS2-2-like isoform X2: MMMIMGREGGGHVVPVDPGTVVGGLKKKGAGARSWLLMDASGLETVLDVDKYEIMHRVQIHARDLRIIDPLLSYPSAILGRERAIVLNLEHIKAIITSEEVLLRDPSDDNVTPVVEELKRRLKPMNANREDQREEKDSNVQHDIEATDEDESPFEFRALEVALEAICSYLAARTLELETAVYPALDMLTSKISSRNLDRVRKLKSQMTRLTARVQKVRDELEQLLDDDDDMADLYLSRKLAGASPVSGSGAASWFLASPTIGSKISRASRASIATVRGDENDVEELEMLLEAYFMQIDGTFNKLTTLREYIDNTEDYINIQLDNHRNQLIQLSLCSWAFVNACCS, translated from the exons atgatgatgataatgggTCGAGAAGGAGGTGGGCATGTGGTGCCGGTGGATCCAGGTACGGTGGTGGGTGGGTTGAAGAAGAAGGGAGCGGGTGCAAGGAGTTGGCTTTTGATGGATGCATCAGGATTGGAAACTGTTTTAGATGTTGATAAATATGAGATCATGCATCGCGTGCAAATTCACGCTCGTGATCTTCGGATTATTGATCCACTCCTTTCTTATCCTTCCGCCATTCTTGGCCGTGAAAGAGCTATTGTTCTTAATTTAGAG CATATCAAGGCTATTATTACATCTGAAGag GTTCTTCTTCGGGATCCATCAGATGACAATGTTACTCCCGTTGTTGAGGAACTCAAAAGGCGACTGAAGCCAATGAATGCAAATCGTGAAGACCAGAGAGAGGAAAAAGATTCCAATGTTCAGCATGATATTGAAGCGACTGATGAAGATG AGTCTCCATTTGAATTCCGAGCCCTAGAGGTCGCTTTGGAAGCCATCTGTAGTTACCTTGCTGCGCGCACATTAGAATTGGAAACTGCTGTTTACCCTGCTCTGGATATGCTGACATCAAAG ATTAGTAGCCGTAATCTGGATAGAGTGCGGAAATTAAAGAGTCAAATGACACGGTTGACTGCTCGTGTACAAAAG GTGAGAGATGAGCTTGAACAACTTctggatgatgatgatgacatgGCTGACCTCTATTTGTCCAGAAAACTGGCTGGTGCATCACCTGTAAGTGGATCAGGTGCAGCCAGTTGGTTTCTTGCCTCACCCACCATTGGCTCAAAAATATCTAGGGCTAGTAGAGCAAGTATTGCAACAGTTCGGGGGGATGAGAATGATGTTGAAGAGCTTGAAATGCTATTGGAG GCTTACTTCATGCAAATTGATGGCACATTTAATAAACTAACTACG CTACGAGAATATATTGACAACACAGAAGATTACATAAACATTCAG CTGGACAATCATCGAAATCAGCTCATTCAG TTGTCTCTATGTTCATGGGCTTTTGTCAATGCTTGCTGCAGTTAG